A single window of Agromyces aureus DNA harbors:
- a CDS encoding lysophospholipid acyltransferase family protein, with product MFYWIMKHIVVGPILLAIFRPWVVGLENIPKQGAVVLASNHLSFIDSIFLPLIVDRPVVFLAKSEYFTGKGLKGWATKMFFQAAGQLPIDRSGGKASEASLATGLRVLGGGGILGIYPEGTRSPDARLYRGRTGVARMVLEAGVPVVPVAMIDTEKVMPIGTRLPKVRRIGIIIGEPIDFTRFEGLEGDRFVLRSVTDELVHSLRALSGQDYVDVYASSVREQRAAQSG from the coding sequence GTGTTCTACTGGATCATGAAGCACATCGTGGTCGGACCGATCCTCCTCGCGATCTTCCGGCCCTGGGTCGTCGGCCTCGAGAACATCCCGAAGCAGGGGGCCGTGGTGCTCGCCAGCAACCACCTCTCCTTCATCGACTCGATCTTCCTGCCGCTCATCGTCGATCGTCCGGTCGTGTTCCTCGCCAAGAGCGAGTACTTCACGGGCAAGGGGCTCAAGGGCTGGGCGACGAAGATGTTCTTCCAGGCCGCCGGACAGCTCCCGATCGACCGGTCGGGCGGCAAGGCGTCCGAGGCCTCGCTCGCCACCGGACTCCGCGTGTTGGGCGGCGGCGGCATCCTCGGCATCTATCCCGAGGGCACGCGCAGCCCCGACGCCCGCCTGTACCGCGGCCGCACCGGTGTCGCGCGCATGGTGCTCGAGGCGGGCGTGCCGGTCGTCCCGGTGGCGATGATCGACACCGAGAAGGTCATGCCCATTGGCACCCGCCTTCCGAAGGTCCGCCGCATCGGCATCATCATCGGCGAGCCGATCGACTTCACGCGCTTCGAGGGCCTCGAGGGCGATCGCTTCGTCCTGAGGTCGGTCACCGACGAACTCGTGCACTCGCTCCGCGCCCTGAGCGGGCAGGACTACGTCGACGTCTACGCGAGTTCCGTGCGGGAGCAACGCGCCGCGCAATCGGGGTAG
- a CDS encoding ROK family glucokinase → MHAIGIDIGGTKIAGAVVDEAGGIVRSERVPTPAGDSQLLEDAVVEMIRTLSDGAADDVVVGVAAAGFIDAAQSTVYYAPNIDWRNEPFRAKLEARVGATVVVDNDANAAGWAEFRFGAGRMVSDMVMLTIGTGVGGAIVAGDRLFRGGFGAGAELGHLRVVPGGLPCGCGQRGCIEMYGSGRALLRMANEIADAGGIGLQLARAREASGALDGGIVGKMIEAEDPGAIAALRQLGHWLGEASASISAVLDPQRFVFGGGVAAAGELLLGPIREAYLEHLPARGYHPEPDFVIAELVNDAGVVGAADLARVWAAEHA, encoded by the coding sequence GTGCACGCGATCGGCATCGACATCGGCGGAACCAAGATCGCGGGAGCGGTCGTCGACGAGGCCGGAGGCATCGTCCGCAGCGAACGTGTTCCTACGCCAGCCGGCGATTCGCAGTTGCTCGAAGACGCGGTCGTCGAGATGATCCGCACGCTCTCCGACGGTGCGGCCGACGACGTGGTCGTCGGCGTGGCGGCTGCGGGGTTCATCGACGCCGCGCAGTCGACCGTCTACTACGCGCCGAACATCGACTGGCGCAACGAGCCGTTCCGCGCCAAGCTCGAGGCCCGCGTGGGCGCGACCGTGGTGGTCGACAACGACGCGAATGCCGCCGGCTGGGCCGAGTTCAGGTTCGGCGCGGGCCGCATGGTGAGCGACATGGTCATGCTCACGATCGGCACGGGCGTCGGCGGCGCGATCGTCGCCGGCGATCGGCTGTTCCGCGGCGGGTTCGGCGCCGGAGCCGAGCTCGGCCACCTCAGGGTCGTGCCGGGCGGCCTTCCGTGCGGCTGCGGCCAGCGCGGCTGCATCGAGATGTACGGCTCGGGTCGCGCACTGCTGCGCATGGCCAACGAGATCGCGGATGCCGGTGGCATCGGCCTGCAGCTGGCTCGCGCCCGCGAGGCGAGCGGTGCACTCGACGGCGGCATCGTCGGCAAGATGATCGAAGCCGAGGACCCGGGCGCGATCGCCGCGCTCCGACAGCTCGGGCATTGGCTCGGCGAGGCCTCGGCGTCGATCTCGGCCGTGCTCGACCCGCAGCGCTTCGTCTTCGGCGGCGGCGTCGCCGCGGCGGGCGAGCTGCTCCTCGGCCCGATCCGCGAGGCGTACCTCGAGCACCTTCCCGCCCGCGGGTACCACCCCGAGCCGGACTTCGTCATCGCCGAGCTCGTCAACGACGCGGGCGTGGTCGGCGCCGCGGATCTCGCGCGCGTCTGGGCGGCCGAGCACGCCTGA